The following proteins are encoded in a genomic region of Stutzerimonas stutzeri:
- the mksF gene encoding Mks condensin complex protein MksF, translated as MSQERYGIRRFALLNTAGYSLGIFPLETPLSVYGANNLGKSASINALQFPILARMSDMSFGKYSLEQSRKFYFASDTSYILVEVALPHGLHVIGVAGRGPGGGFGHQFFVYQGSLDLDHYQQNGTCLRQRELFANLERAGIKAYEAKPDELRRLLVGGHTAIPLDMTLIPLRSTSEQSLKTFRALFINLLHMREITAAKLKQLFLDAFEHSLRSGSVDYIAATEEAFRDVRRMEQDYQALVAAGPLVEALAAGVAQRELLRGKLHRLSPLLDSLLGTWQDYAGARKEELVIQAEHYRREQDGLQNEQRGSTAELMRLEREISEIQRWLGELSALKNRFALVEDAHVLEQQLLAAKDAHDELAGALSQSRQFSSEDLDERLRDLEKRLKSVRQQLDHADNNSYSRLREEFSQADVDRLMRLFNGQLFSLPLGDKGIATDGGDTWVKSLEAVLDGFKGERFEAPGLSIDLSHIEPPALQALADRAALRDQKDRLERELKQLKAQHSVAVDRAASKAQAEQLYQQVLDAQKALEDFRRCQTLSAEEDSKLEQLAQAEAAQDELKRTSDAFTERVQHLSAKLQLVGRQLADLEAKERTLEDALRRRQLLPADLPFGTPFMDPVDDSLDNLQPLLNDYQDSWQALQRVDGQIEALYAQVRLKGVAKFDSEEDPERRLQLLVNAYAHRQDEALTLAKARRAAVTDIARTLRNIRSDYDSLEHQLALFNREINKRQVSNLESFRIVLAPNKDALKHIDQIIHSAGQYEQGETLSVFDLQQSSEQDSKNEEAKEYLARLVAANNNQLGLKDLFELAFEITKVGGQPVIHTDIDGAASNGTTMTIKALTNMYLLLHLMDREQAGRIRLPYYLDEAADIDERNQQALIETSLQLGFVPILASVKPQVSAHVAIDLEGGSGPSGIYIDEADWKYIKRREQAEQSAVAAERNAAREAEPIS; from the coding sequence ATGAGCCAGGAACGCTACGGCATTCGCCGCTTTGCCCTGCTTAATACCGCGGGCTACAGCCTGGGCATCTTTCCGCTGGAAACACCGCTGTCGGTCTACGGCGCCAACAACCTCGGCAAATCTGCCTCGATCAACGCGCTGCAGTTCCCCATTCTGGCGCGCATGTCGGACATGAGTTTCGGCAAGTACAGCCTGGAACAGTCGCGCAAGTTCTACTTTGCCAGCGACACCAGCTACATCCTCGTCGAAGTCGCCCTGCCCCATGGGCTGCACGTGATTGGCGTAGCCGGCCGCGGACCGGGTGGTGGCTTCGGCCATCAGTTCTTCGTCTATCAGGGCTCGCTGGACCTCGATCACTATCAGCAGAACGGCACCTGCCTACGCCAACGTGAGCTGTTCGCCAACCTCGAGCGCGCCGGCATCAAGGCCTACGAGGCCAAGCCGGATGAACTGCGCCGCCTGCTGGTGGGTGGGCACACCGCCATTCCGTTGGACATGACGCTAATCCCATTGCGCTCGACCAGCGAACAGAGCTTGAAGACGTTCCGTGCGCTGTTCATCAACCTGCTGCATATGCGCGAGATCACTGCCGCCAAACTCAAGCAGCTGTTCCTCGACGCCTTCGAGCACAGTTTGCGTTCCGGCAGCGTCGATTACATCGCCGCGACCGAAGAAGCCTTCCGCGACGTGCGCCGCATGGAGCAGGACTATCAGGCACTGGTCGCCGCCGGCCCGCTGGTCGAGGCGCTGGCAGCTGGCGTCGCACAACGTGAATTGCTACGCGGTAAGTTGCATCGCCTGTCGCCCTTGCTCGACTCGCTACTCGGCACTTGGCAGGACTATGCCGGCGCTCGCAAGGAAGAGCTGGTGATCCAGGCCGAGCACTATCGTCGCGAACAGGACGGCCTGCAGAACGAACAGCGTGGCAGCACCGCCGAGCTGATGCGCCTGGAGCGTGAAATCAGCGAGATTCAACGCTGGCTGGGCGAGCTATCAGCGCTGAAGAACCGCTTTGCGCTGGTCGAGGATGCCCATGTGCTCGAACAACAGCTGCTGGCCGCCAAGGACGCCCACGACGAGCTGGCCGGCGCGCTGTCGCAATCGCGCCAGTTCTCCAGCGAAGATCTCGACGAGCGTCTGCGCGACCTGGAAAAGCGCCTCAAGTCGGTCCGCCAGCAACTGGACCATGCGGACAACAACAGCTACTCGCGCTTGCGCGAAGAATTCTCCCAAGCCGACGTCGATCGTCTGATGCGCCTGTTCAACGGGCAGCTGTTCAGCCTGCCGCTGGGTGACAAAGGTATCGCCACAGATGGGGGCGATACTTGGGTCAAGTCGCTCGAAGCGGTGCTCGACGGTTTCAAGGGCGAGCGATTCGAAGCGCCCGGGCTGTCCATCGACCTGTCCCATATCGAACCACCGGCCTTGCAGGCGTTGGCTGACCGCGCCGCGCTGCGAGACCAGAAAGACCGACTTGAGCGTGAGCTGAAGCAGCTCAAGGCTCAGCATTCGGTAGCGGTCGACCGCGCCGCGAGCAAGGCGCAGGCCGAGCAGCTGTACCAACAGGTGCTGGACGCTCAGAAAGCGCTGGAAGACTTCCGCCGTTGCCAGACGCTATCGGCCGAAGAGGACAGCAAGCTGGAACAACTGGCGCAGGCCGAGGCGGCGCAGGACGAACTCAAGCGGACCAGCGACGCCTTCACCGAACGAGTCCAGCACCTCTCGGCAAAACTGCAGCTGGTCGGCCGGCAGCTGGCCGATCTCGAGGCCAAGGAACGCACGCTGGAGGACGCGCTACGTCGTCGCCAGTTGCTCCCAGCCGACCTGCCATTCGGCACACCGTTCATGGACCCGGTGGACGACTCGCTGGATAACCTTCAGCCGCTGCTCAACGACTATCAGGACAGCTGGCAGGCATTGCAGCGCGTCGATGGGCAGATCGAAGCGCTCTATGCGCAGGTGCGTCTCAAGGGCGTCGCCAAATTCGACAGCGAGGAAGATCCCGAGCGACGGTTGCAGCTGCTGGTGAACGCCTACGCGCATCGCCAGGACGAAGCCCTGACGCTGGCCAAGGCGCGTCGCGCTGCGGTAACCGACATTGCCCGCACCTTGCGCAACATCCGCAGCGATTACGACAGCCTTGAGCATCAGCTCGCGCTGTTCAACCGTGAGATCAACAAGCGGCAGGTCTCGAACCTCGAAAGCTTCCGCATCGTGCTGGCACCGAACAAGGATGCACTCAAGCACATCGACCAGATCATCCACAGCGCGGGCCAATACGAGCAAGGCGAGACGCTGTCGGTGTTCGATCTGCAGCAAAGCAGCGAGCAGGACAGCAAGAACGAGGAGGCCAAGGAATACCTGGCGCGCCTGGTCGCCGCCAACAACAATCAGTTGGGCCTCAAAGACCTTTTCGAGCTGGCCTTCGAAATTACCAAGGTGGGCGGGCAGCCAGTGATCCATACCGACATCGACGGGGCGGCATCCAACGGCACGACGATGACCATCAAGGCGCTGACCAACATGTATCTGTTGCTGCACTTGATGGATCGTGAACAGGCGGGCCGTATACGCCTGCCGTATTACCTCGACGAAGCAGCCGACATCGACGAAAGAAATCAGCAAGCCCTCATCGAAACCAGTTTGCAGCTGGGCTTCGTTCCGATTCTGGCATCGGTCAAACCTCAGGTATCGGCGCACGTGGCTATCGATCTGGAAGGCGGCAGCGGTCCGAGCGGAATCTATATCGACGAAGCCGACTGGAAATATATCAAGCGGCGGGAGCAGGCCGAGCAATCGGCTGTAGCAGCTGAGCGAAACGCGGCGAGGGAAGCCGAGCCGATCAGCTGA
- the msrQ gene encoding protein-methionine-sulfoxide reductase heme-binding subunit MsrQ, whose amino-acid sequence MRYPWWRLLLFLTAASVPCYWLYLGSVAALGPDPGKVLVDNLGQGALVLLLGSLTMTPLQRLTHWPGWISFRRQLGLWAFGYAVSHVCAYLYFLLGLDFSALAAELAERPYILVGAMALLGLSSLAATSTRWSMRKLGKRWKKLHRLVYPSLLLVLLHMLWVVRSDAERWAVYATVATVLLLARIPLIERKLAGRNGAKRA is encoded by the coding sequence ATGCGCTACCCCTGGTGGCGATTGCTGCTGTTTCTAACTGCGGCGAGCGTGCCGTGCTACTGGTTGTACTTAGGGTCAGTCGCGGCACTGGGGCCTGATCCTGGCAAGGTGTTAGTGGACAATCTTGGGCAGGGCGCTCTGGTTCTGTTGTTAGGCTCGCTCACTATGACGCCATTGCAGCGGCTGACGCATTGGCCCGGATGGATTTCGTTCCGTCGCCAATTAGGTTTGTGGGCGTTCGGCTATGCAGTCTCGCACGTCTGCGCATATCTCTATTTCTTGCTTGGGCTCGACTTTTCCGCGCTCGCGGCTGAACTGGCCGAGCGCCCTTATATCCTGGTGGGGGCGATGGCTTTGCTGGGCTTGTCGTCGCTCGCCGCGACCTCTACGCGCTGGAGCATGCGTAAGCTGGGTAAACGTTGGAAAAAGCTACATCGACTGGTTTATCCGAGCCTCCTGTTAGTGCTGCTTCACATGCTATGGGTCGTACGATCGGACGCTGAACGGTGGGCCGTTTACGCCACGGTCGCTACAGTCCTGCTGCTGGCACGGATACCGCTGATAGAACGGAAACTCGCTGGGCGTAACGGGGCGAAGCGAGCGTGA
- the msrP gene encoding protein-methionine-sulfoxide reductase catalytic subunit MsrP, whose translation MLIKTPRRSDCCESQVTSESLYLNRRQLLRGAALSVAVTGLPSLASAESGRYEGVDAANAPAWFTTKLDDTRWEAAVAEGEAITPYRDATHYNNFYEFGPDKGDPAAHAPKLVTEPWTVMVDGEVAKPGRYSVEDLFTSSRLEERIYRLRCVEAWSMVIPWLGVPLAELIRRLEPTSNAKFVRFETLVRPEQMPGMRSGFSLIDWPYVEGLRMDEAMHPLTLMAVGMYGRVLPNQNGAPLRLVVPWKYGFKSIKSIVRISFVEDQPATTWQSMAPREYGFYANVNPDVSHPRWSQARERRLPGSLFSPNVRATRLFNGYAEDVSHLYAGMDLTKEY comes from the coding sequence ATGCTTATCAAGACTCCTCGTCGCAGCGACTGCTGTGAATCGCAGGTAACGTCCGAATCCCTCTATCTGAATCGCCGGCAGTTGCTGCGGGGGGCTGCGTTGTCTGTGGCTGTTACCGGTCTTCCGTCGTTGGCATCAGCCGAGAGCGGGCGTTACGAAGGTGTTGACGCTGCGAATGCTCCCGCTTGGTTTACGACCAAGCTCGACGACACGCGCTGGGAGGCCGCCGTTGCGGAAGGCGAGGCCATCACGCCGTATCGCGATGCCACCCACTACAACAACTTCTATGAATTCGGGCCAGATAAAGGCGATCCTGCCGCTCATGCGCCCAAGCTGGTAACCGAGCCCTGGACCGTCATGGTTGACGGCGAAGTAGCGAAGCCGGGTCGCTACTCGGTAGAGGATCTGTTTACGTCGAGTCGGCTTGAGGAGCGCATTTACCGTTTGCGATGCGTTGAAGCTTGGTCGATGGTCATTCCTTGGTTAGGCGTTCCTTTGGCTGAGTTGATTCGCCGACTCGAGCCCACGTCGAACGCGAAATTCGTGCGCTTCGAGACCTTGGTTCGGCCTGAACAAATGCCTGGAATGCGCTCTGGCTTTTCGCTGATCGATTGGCCTTATGTCGAAGGGTTGCGGATGGACGAGGCCATGCATCCGCTGACGCTGATGGCTGTCGGTATGTACGGGCGTGTGCTCCCAAATCAGAACGGCGCGCCGCTTCGCCTGGTCGTGCCATGGAAGTACGGGTTCAAGAGCATCAAGTCCATTGTGCGTATCAGCTTCGTTGAAGATCAGCCAGCGACTACTTGGCAGAGCATGGCGCCTCGGGAGTATGGTTTCTACGCCAACGTCAATCCCGACGTCTCCCATCCTCGCTGGTCGCAGGCGAGGGAGCGGCGGCTTCCGGGCAGCCTGTTCAGCCCTAATGTAAGGGCAACAAGACTGTTCAACGGTTACGCTGAAGACGTTTCGCACCTTTATGCTGGCATGGACCTAACTAAGGAATACTGA
- the pssA gene encoding CDP-diacylglycerol--serine O-phosphatidyltransferase codes for MSEHPEEPNKSVEPESLLPIDEHVEEIQDSEGRKVRHRGIYLLPNLFTTANLFAGFFCIITAINGNFYVAAATVFVAMVLDSLDGRVARLTNTQSAFGAEYDSLSDMVAFGLAPAVLAYEWALSGLGNVGLTVAFIYVACAALRLARFNTQIGKVDKRWFIGLASPAAAGVVAGSVWAVWALDEPGIRGVDLPIAVVMLFALLVALAGLLMVSNIKYYSFKDLDLKGRVPFVAILVVVLVFAVVFSDPPRILLLIFLAYAVSGPVQFLMRRRKRVES; via the coding sequence ATGAGTGAGCATCCCGAAGAGCCGAACAAGTCAGTCGAGCCGGAGAGCTTGCTGCCGATCGACGAGCATGTCGAAGAAATTCAGGATTCCGAGGGGCGCAAGGTGCGTCACCGCGGTATTTATCTGCTCCCTAACCTGTTTACCACCGCCAATCTGTTTGCTGGTTTCTTCTGCATCATTACCGCGATCAACGGCAATTTCTATGTCGCTGCCGCTACGGTGTTCGTGGCGATGGTGCTCGATAGTCTGGATGGCCGGGTGGCGCGCCTGACCAATACCCAAAGCGCATTCGGCGCCGAGTACGACTCGCTGTCGGACATGGTTGCCTTCGGCCTGGCGCCCGCTGTGCTGGCCTACGAGTGGGCGCTGTCAGGGTTGGGTAATGTCGGGCTTACCGTCGCTTTCATTTATGTGGCGTGCGCGGCGCTGCGTCTGGCGCGGTTCAACACCCAGATCGGCAAAGTCGACAAGCGCTGGTTCATCGGCTTGGCCAGCCCGGCGGCGGCTGGGGTGGTCGCGGGCTCGGTGTGGGCGGTATGGGCTCTGGACGAACCCGGTATTCGCGGTGTGGATCTACCGATCGCGGTGGTAATGCTGTTTGCGTTACTGGTTGCGTTGGCCGGTTTGCTTATGGTCAGCAACATCAAGTACTACAGCTTCAAGGACCTTGATCTCAAAGGCCGGGTGCCCTTCGTGGCGATACTGGTCGTAGTGCTGGTCTTCGCGGTCGTCTTTAGCGATCCGCCACGTATCCTGCTGTTGATATTCCTTGCTTATGCCGTTTCCGGGCCTGTGCAATTCCTGATGCGTCGCCGCAAGCGCGTGGAAAGTTGA
- the ilvC gene encoding ketol-acid reductoisomerase, protein MKVFYDKDCDLSIIQGKKVAIIGYGSQGHAHACNLKDSGVDVTVGLRAGSPSVAKAEAHGLKVDDVATAVAAADLVMILTPDEFQGRLYRDEIEPNLKKGATLAFAHGFSIHYNQVVPRADLDVIMIAPKAPGHTVRSEFVKGGGIPDLIAIYQDASGNAKNVALSYASGVGGGRTGIIETTFKDETETDLFGEQAVLCGGCVELVKAGFETLVEAGYAPEMAYFECLHELKLIVDLMFEGGIANMNYSISNNAEYGEYVTGPEVINAESRAAMRNALKRIQDGEYAKMFITEGAANYPSMTAYRRNNAAHGIEVVGEKLRSMMPWIAANKIVDKSKN, encoded by the coding sequence ATGAAAGTTTTCTACGATAAAGATTGCGACCTCTCCATCATCCAGGGCAAGAAGGTTGCGATCATCGGCTATGGCTCCCAGGGTCACGCTCACGCATGCAACCTGAAGGATTCCGGCGTCGACGTTACCGTGGGGCTGCGCGCCGGTTCTCCGTCGGTAGCCAAGGCCGAAGCTCATGGCCTGAAGGTCGATGACGTTGCGACGGCTGTTGCCGCTGCCGACCTGGTCATGATCCTGACCCCAGACGAATTCCAAGGTCGCCTGTACCGTGACGAGATCGAACCGAACCTGAAAAAAGGCGCAACCTTGGCCTTTGCTCACGGCTTCTCCATCCACTACAACCAGGTTGTGCCGCGTGCCGATCTCGACGTGATCATGATCGCGCCGAAGGCTCCCGGCCACACCGTGCGTTCCGAGTTCGTCAAGGGCGGTGGCATTCCCGACCTGATCGCCATCTACCAGGACGCCTCCGGTAACGCCAAGAATGTTGCCTTGTCCTACGCCTCGGGTGTCGGTGGCGGCCGTACCGGCATCATCGAAACGACCTTCAAGGACGAGACTGAAACCGACCTGTTCGGTGAGCAAGCCGTTCTCTGCGGTGGTTGCGTCGAACTGGTCAAAGCCGGTTTCGAAACGCTGGTCGAAGCTGGCTACGCGCCGGAAATGGCCTATTTCGAGTGCTTGCATGAATTGAAGCTGATCGTCGATCTCATGTTCGAAGGCGGCATCGCCAACATGAACTACTCGATCTCCAACAATGCCGAGTACGGTGAGTACGTGACTGGCCCTGAGGTCATCAACGCCGAATCTCGCGCTGCAATGCGTAACGCACTCAAGCGCATTCAGGACGGTGAGTACGCCAAGATGTTCATCACCGAAGGCGCTGCCAACTACCCCTCGATGACGGCCTACCGTCGCAATAATGCCGCTCACGGCATCGAGGTCGTCGGTGAGAAGCTGCGTTCCATGATGCCTTGGATTGCCGCCAACAAGATCGTCGACAAGAGCAAGAACTGA
- the ilvN gene encoding acetolactate synthase small subunit: protein MRHIISLLMENEPGALSRVVGLFSQRNYNIESLTVAPTEDPTLSRLTLTTAGHDEVIEQITKNLNKLIEVVKLVDLSESAHIERELMLIKVKATGAQRAEVKRTTDIFRGQIVDVTANVYTIQLAGTTDKLDSFIQAVGTASILEVVRSGVTGISRGDKVLSI from the coding sequence ATGAGACACATCATTTCCCTGTTGATGGAAAACGAACCGGGCGCCTTGTCCCGTGTGGTTGGTCTGTTCTCGCAGCGCAACTACAACATTGAGAGCCTCACCGTCGCGCCGACGGAAGATCCAACGCTGTCGCGCCTGACGCTGACCACGGCCGGCCACGATGAGGTGATCGAGCAGATCACCAAGAACCTCAACAAGCTGATCGAAGTGGTCAAGTTGGTGGATTTGTCGGAAAGCGCTCACATCGAGCGCGAGCTGATGCTGATCAAGGTGAAGGCCACTGGTGCGCAGCGCGCCGAGGTCAAGCGCACCACCGACATCTTCCGCGGCCAGATCGTCGACGTGACGGCCAACGTGTACACCATTCAGCTGGCCGGAACGACCGACAAGCTGGACAGTTTCATCCAGGCCGTCGGTACCGCATCGATCCTGGAAGTCGTGCGCAGCGGCGTCACCGGGATCTCCCGTGGCGACAAAGTGCTGAGCATCTAA
- a CDS encoding acetolactate synthase 3 large subunit, which translates to MELLSGAEMVVRFLRDEGVKYIYGYPGGALLHIYDALFKEKEVTHILVRHEQAATHMADGYARATGKAGVVLVTSGPGATNAITGIATAYMDSIPMVVISGQVASNMVGTDAFQETDMIGISRPIVKHSFMIKHPSEIPEVMKKAFYLAQSGRPGPVVVDIPKDMTNPAEKFEYVYPKKAKLRSYSPAVRGHSGQIRKAAELLLAAKRPIIYAGGGVVMGGASSQLTELAKMLNLPVTNTLMGLGCYPGSDRQFVGMLGMHGSYTANLAMHHSDVILAVGARFDDRVINGATKFCPNAKIIHIDIDPASISKTIKADIPIVGPVDSVLTEMVAIVKEIGQTPNADTVASWWKQIDEWRGSRGLFPYDKGDGTIIKPQAVIETLCEVTKGEAYVASDVGQHQMFASQYYRFDKPNRWLNSGGLGTMGFGFPAAMGAKLNFPEADVACVTGEGSIQMNIQELSTCLQYDLPVKIINLNNGALGMVRQWQDMQYNSRYSHSYMESLPDFVKLVEAYGHVGMRITELKDLKPKMEEAFALKDRLVFLDIAVDTSEHVYPMQIKDGAMRDMWLSKTERT; encoded by the coding sequence GTGGAACTTTTATCCGGCGCTGAAATGGTCGTCCGCTTCTTGCGCGACGAAGGCGTTAAGTACATCTACGGCTATCCGGGCGGCGCCTTGCTGCACATCTACGATGCGCTGTTCAAGGAAAAGGAAGTCACGCACATTCTCGTGCGTCACGAGCAAGCCGCCACCCACATGGCCGACGGCTACGCTCGCGCCACGGGTAAAGCGGGTGTCGTTCTAGTGACCTCCGGCCCAGGCGCTACCAATGCCATCACCGGCATCGCCACGGCTTACATGGATTCGATTCCGATGGTGGTGATCTCCGGTCAGGTCGCCAGCAACATGGTGGGCACCGATGCCTTCCAGGAAACCGACATGATCGGTATTTCTCGCCCTATCGTTAAGCACAGCTTCATGATCAAGCATCCTTCGGAGATCCCCGAAGTGATGAAGAAGGCGTTCTACTTGGCGCAGTCCGGGCGCCCCGGTCCGGTTGTCGTGGATATCCCGAAGGATATGACCAACCCGGCCGAGAAGTTCGAGTACGTCTATCCGAAAAAAGCCAAGCTGCGTTCCTATAGCCCGGCGGTTCGTGGCCATTCTGGACAAATCCGCAAGGCGGCTGAGCTGCTGCTGGCTGCCAAGCGGCCGATCATCTATGCCGGCGGCGGGGTGGTCATGGGTGGCGCGTCGTCACAGCTCACCGAGCTGGCGAAGATGCTCAACCTGCCGGTGACCAACACATTGATGGGCCTTGGCTGCTATCCGGGAAGCGATCGTCAATTCGTCGGCATGCTCGGCATGCATGGCAGCTACACCGCGAACCTGGCGATGCACCATTCCGATGTGATTCTCGCGGTCGGTGCGCGCTTCGACGATCGGGTGATCAACGGCGCGACCAAGTTCTGCCCGAATGCCAAGATCATCCATATCGACATCGATCCGGCGTCCATCTCCAAGACCATCAAGGCGGACATCCCGATCGTGGGGCCGGTGGACAGTGTGCTGACCGAAATGGTCGCCATCGTCAAGGAGATCGGTCAGACGCCGAATGCCGACACCGTCGCCAGCTGGTGGAAGCAGATCGATGAGTGGCGCGGCAGCCGCGGCCTGTTCCCCTACGACAAGGGCGACGGGACCATCATCAAGCCGCAGGCGGTTATCGAGACTCTGTGCGAAGTCACCAAGGGCGAGGCTTACGTGGCCTCCGACGTTGGTCAGCACCAGATGTTCGCGTCTCAGTATTACCGGTTCGACAAGCCCAACCGCTGGCTGAACTCAGGTGGTCTCGGCACCATGGGCTTCGGTTTTCCCGCCGCGATGGGCGCAAAGCTGAACTTCCCCGAGGCTGACGTCGCCTGCGTGACCGGCGAGGGCAGTATTCAGATGAACATCCAGGAGCTGTCGACCTGCCTGCAGTACGACTTGCCGGTGAAGATCATCAACCTCAACAACGGTGCGTTGGGCATGGTCCGCCAATGGCAGGACATGCAATACAACAGCCGCTACTCGCATTCCTACATGGAGTCCCTGCCTGACTTCGTCAAGCTGGTCGAGGCGTATGGGCATGTGGGGATGCGCATCACCGAGCTGAAGGATCTCAAGCCGAAAATGGAAGAGGCGTTCGCCTTGAAGGACCGTCTGGTCTTTCTCGATATCGCCGTCGATACCAGCGAGCACGTGTACCCGATGCAGATCAAAGACGGCGCGATGCGCGACATGTGGCTCAGCAAGACGGAGCGGACCTGA
- a CDS encoding DUF4124 domain-containing protein, with product MRLTILASGLLLVLSSSVMAGQIYKWVDAQGVTHFGAQPPQGQSAEAINTATPAPRPAAPEPVAATPSSETEQHEIDRKVKQQVAEQEAERKRYCVTLRTNLAQLQNNPRVRVEEEGEVRRLNEEERQARIAETQQKIADTCD from the coding sequence ATGCGTTTGACGATTCTTGCGAGCGGCTTGCTGCTTGTATTGAGCAGTAGTGTCATGGCTGGCCAGATTTACAAGTGGGTGGATGCGCAAGGCGTCACCCACTTCGGCGCGCAGCCACCGCAAGGCCAGTCTGCCGAAGCGATCAATACCGCTACGCCAGCCCCCAGGCCCGCTGCCCCCGAGCCGGTTGCGGCTACCCCATCGAGCGAGACGGAGCAGCACGAGATCGACCGCAAGGTAAAGCAGCAGGTCGCCGAGCAAGAAGCAGAACGAAAGCGCTATTGCGTTACGCTGCGAACGAACCTGGCACAGTTACAGAACAACCCGCGAGTGCGCGTGGAAGAGGAAGGAGAAGTGCGTCGCCTGAACGAGGAAGAGCGTCAGGCACGCATCGCAGAAACCCAACAGAAAATCGCCGACACCTGCGACTGA
- a CDS encoding YqcC family protein gives MDPRVADLADQLLLIERELRVHALWDSFPPDACALASQEPFCVDTLSFEQWLQWVFLPRMKTILEEDEALPAVSGILAMAETVYQGRSQQMAGLLQALERFDALISRG, from the coding sequence ATGGATCCACGCGTTGCAGACTTGGCCGATCAACTGCTCTTGATAGAGCGAGAGCTGCGTGTACATGCGCTCTGGGACTCGTTTCCGCCGGATGCTTGCGCGCTCGCCAGCCAAGAGCCGTTCTGCGTCGACACGCTGTCGTTCGAGCAGTGGCTCCAGTGGGTCTTTCTGCCGCGGATGAAAACTATCCTGGAGGAGGATGAGGCGCTGCCAGCGGTCTCGGGAATCCTGGCCATGGCAGAGACCGTCTATCAAGGCCGGTCGCAGCAAATGGCCGGCCTGTTGCAAGCGCTGGAAAGGTTCGACGCGCTGATCAGTCGCGGTTAG
- a CDS encoding tetratricopeptide repeat protein, producing MVLAAAVVLVPGCATVKRGAIPVVDSGAPVSEEVSTRQAYRTPSPAAPAARPSSEDSGVMVMVPQQNAEPLQTFAAPDAAFSSSSSSVPDAPTQWQAPQSAPAPAPSMPSGIPSSGNTLSADERLDGPVLALLTTAQQQQGGGDLNGAASSLERAQRIAPREPQVLYRLAQVRLAQGDAVQAEQLSRRGLSYASGRPALQASLWELIAQARERQGNAAGAAQARERAKVAM from the coding sequence ATGGTGTTGGCTGCGGCGGTTGTGCTGGTGCCGGGGTGTGCCACGGTTAAACGAGGCGCTATACCCGTCGTCGACTCTGGTGCGCCGGTGTCCGAGGAGGTATCGACTCGGCAGGCTTATCGAACGCCGAGCCCGGCGGCGCCAGCGGCGCGCCCCTCGTCCGAAGATTCGGGCGTGATGGTCATGGTGCCCCAACAGAACGCCGAACCGCTGCAAACCTTCGCGGCTCCAGATGCGGCGTTCTCGAGTTCCTCCAGTTCAGTGCCGGATGCGCCAACGCAGTGGCAGGCTCCGCAGTCGGCCCCTGCACCAGCCCCATCCATGCCGAGCGGCATTCCGTCCAGCGGCAATACATTGTCTGCAGACGAGCGTCTCGACGGCCCTGTATTGGCGTTGCTGACCACTGCACAGCAGCAGCAGGGCGGTGGCGACCTGAACGGCGCGGCCTCCAGTCTCGAGCGCGCTCAGCGAATTGCGCCCCGGGAACCGCAGGTGCTCTACCGACTTGCGCAAGTGCGCCTTGCGCAAGGTGATGCCGTTCAGGCGGAACAGCTTTCCCGCCGAGGTCTGAGTTACGCCAGCGGCCGTCCCGCGTTGCAGGCAAGCCTCTGGGAACTGATCGCTCAAGCCCGCGAGCGTCAAGGTAACGCGGCAGGCGCCGCCCAGGCCCGCGAGCGCGCGAAGGTAGCCATGTAA